The Anaerolineae bacterium genome has a window encoding:
- a CDS encoding sensory box histidine kinase/response regulator, whose amino-acid sequence MELLEVEGGCLYLAHPQQQELEVYIEFSPFADQVQGVRIAYGEGAAGWVAKNEKPLLIDDYTNWQYHSSKFGPPYPYRSVISAPLFLENRLEGVLQVFDLQTPNRFTEEDLQLLCIFANQASIVLRSITLLENERRQRMLAEKLTVAVQALTSTLDLQTLFATILDQLAQAIPYDYALLLLNQGGELKPVALRGFAPDINRLDQRNAQLHPLLEEIIDKKHPLILEDTELETRSINWNDPIKVRAWMGVPLLARGEVVGLITFESTQPNTFQKYHTDWAITFAQHATLAIENARLFQEKAQQASMLETLRQASLSVTSELDLDTVLHTILHTLYQFFSDFRNAYIFLYSPESENALRFGAELWQEDQPENSYIKPRPNGLTVQVIHSRQMIVVNDMTNHPLFEGMENNWNGAIVGIPLKIGERVVGVMNVSFPTPRQFTSLELKLMEFLGDQAAIAIENASLYQQAESEKRNLGVIYAIGHQLTSSLEPDEILQRAIQLATQSLDGHFGLAFRYIADKDTLSLRAVWGEFPTSIEEYNRSTHWSGDRGFMGWVMKNRQADLIPDVRQDDRWWHHVGYDEKVRSAIAAPILFENQFYGILAIMHSELNAFNEADLHLVKAICQELSLALSNAERYQEAQHRLRQVTLLQKFTQNFSRHLDLQELLQTVVDELAANFHYPIIEIFLREDDHLSLRAYHGNSVIIPQMPLNRGVIGRAMKTGQAQVILDVNQDADYLPDNPQTVSEFAMPILLHGEVVGILNIETDQNVALSQSDIDFFQLLADQIAIALENATLYENMRRYADQLEDAVIQRTAELSELYELSQEIGYVLTYEDLLRILLDHLRTAVKCDFAIGCLFSSTQPALYVNAQRPFTEETLAALQEHCQNELSQFSGKESMLTAVEVNLAEAYQSLSPIRAFQSIPHYPILLNDQIVGMLGIGDEQIQSFSQEQLRLLQTFANQASIALQRLESVREAEKKRMSNLVENLSIGILLLDSDYHILVLNPIADQYLKSLQAKFEGNTLISLGSKPIGELLAHSTDSLPIELIVKEPTQRIFEAQANPIGQPATQWVITLREVTLEREIQTRAQMHERLATVGQLAAGIAHDFNNIMAAILVYADLLRNDSSLSPAAQDRLAIIQQQVHRAASLIRQILDFSRRSIMEQTTLDLLPFIKEFEKMLSRVLPETIRVELRYQPENYFVLADPTRLQQMLLNLVLNARDAMPQGGVLRISLARLSLKENQDKPNRFIQAGEWIIIEVQDTGHGISPEHLPHIFEPFFTTKPVGLGTGLGLAQVYGIVKQHGGYIDVQSQPSLGSTFTVYLPALLQPTQVYLEEQPSVRLNGNGAIALVVEDDTATRNALKALLEAQHYQTLTAADGHEALKVWESQAERIELLVSDIVMPQMGGIELYQILKGKQPDLKMLLITGHPLNEEYRAALAGGKVHWLQKPFSIPEFNQAIQTLYESTH is encoded by the coding sequence GGAGAAGGAGCAGCCGGATGGGTAGCGAAGAACGAAAAACCGCTCTTGATTGACGATTACACCAACTGGCAATATCACTCCAGTAAATTTGGCCCGCCGTATCCATATCGATCCGTGATCTCGGCGCCACTGTTTTTGGAAAACCGTCTCGAAGGGGTCCTGCAAGTTTTTGATCTGCAGACCCCCAATCGCTTTACCGAAGAGGACCTTCAATTGCTCTGCATCTTTGCCAATCAAGCCAGCATCGTTCTACGGAGTATCACGTTGCTGGAAAACGAACGCCGGCAAAGGATGTTGGCAGAAAAACTGACGGTTGCCGTCCAGGCTCTGACTTCAACGCTCGATCTACAAACCCTGTTCGCAACCATCCTGGATCAACTTGCCCAGGCCATTCCTTATGATTATGCCTTACTCCTTCTCAACCAGGGTGGAGAGCTAAAACCAGTCGCCCTGCGCGGCTTTGCGCCGGATATAAACCGGCTGGATCAACGAAACGCACAACTCCACCCGTTGCTGGAAGAAATTATTGACAAAAAACATCCTCTGATCCTCGAGGATACGGAGCTGGAAACCCGTTCAATCAACTGGAATGACCCGATCAAAGTTAGAGCATGGATGGGTGTGCCTTTGCTCGCCCGTGGCGAAGTGGTTGGATTAATCACCTTTGAGAGTACGCAACCCAATACCTTCCAGAAATATCATACCGATTGGGCAATCACATTTGCCCAACATGCAACCCTTGCCATTGAAAATGCCCGCCTGTTTCAAGAAAAAGCGCAACAGGCAAGTATGCTGGAAACCCTGCGCCAAGCCAGCCTCAGTGTCACCAGCGAGTTAGACCTGGATACTGTACTTCACACCATTTTGCACACCCTATACCAGTTTTTCAGCGATTTCCGCAATGCCTATATCTTTTTGTATTCACCCGAAAGCGAGAATGCGTTACGCTTTGGTGCAGAACTCTGGCAAGAGGATCAACCGGAGAATAGCTACATCAAACCCAGGCCGAACGGTCTAACCGTCCAGGTAATTCATAGCAGGCAAATGATCGTGGTCAACGATATGACCAACCACCCGCTTTTTGAGGGCATGGAAAATAACTGGAATGGAGCCATCGTCGGAATTCCCCTTAAAATCGGCGAGCGCGTGGTTGGGGTAATGAATGTCTCTTTTCCGACACCTCGCCAGTTTACTTCGTTAGAACTGAAATTAATGGAGTTTTTGGGCGACCAGGCTGCCATCGCGATCGAAAACGCCAGCCTGTATCAGCAAGCAGAAAGTGAAAAACGCAATCTTGGCGTGATCTATGCCATTGGTCACCAGCTAACATCGAGTTTGGAACCGGACGAAATTCTCCAGCGCGCCATCCAACTGGCAACGCAATCTCTGGATGGTCATTTTGGTCTGGCATTCCGCTATATAGCCGATAAAGATACCCTTTCTTTAAGGGCTGTGTGGGGCGAATTTCCTACCTCAATTGAAGAGTATAACCGCTCAACTCATTGGAGCGGTGATCGTGGTTTTATGGGGTGGGTGATGAAAAATCGTCAAGCCGACCTGATCCCAGATGTTCGTCAAGACGACCGCTGGTGGCACCATGTTGGTTATGACGAAAAAGTCCGTTCCGCAATCGCCGCCCCGATTCTCTTTGAAAATCAATTCTATGGCATTCTTGCCATTATGCATTCAGAGTTAAATGCCTTCAATGAGGCAGATCTTCATCTGGTGAAAGCCATCTGTCAGGAATTAAGCCTGGCTTTGAGCAATGCTGAGCGCTACCAGGAAGCCCAGCATCGCTTACGCCAGGTAACCTTGCTGCAAAAATTTACCCAAAACTTTTCCCGTCATCTCGATCTCCAGGAGTTACTTCAAACCGTCGTCGATGAGCTGGCTGCCAATTTTCACTACCCGATTATTGAGATCTTCCTCCGCGAGGATGACCACTTAAGTTTGCGCGCTTATCATGGCAACAGCGTCATTATCCCCCAAATGCCTTTGAACCGCGGCGTGATTGGCAGAGCAATGAAAACCGGGCAGGCACAGGTCATCCTTGATGTTAACCAAGACGCCGATTACCTACCCGATAACCCACAAACGGTCTCTGAATTTGCCATGCCCATTCTGTTGCACGGCGAAGTTGTCGGCATCCTTAACATTGAAACCGACCAGAATGTTGCCCTATCCCAAAGCGATATAGACTTCTTTCAACTGCTCGCCGACCAAATCGCCATCGCCCTCGAAAATGCCACGCTGTATGAGAATATGCGCCGCTACGCAGATCAACTTGAAGATGCCGTGATTCAGCGCACAGCCGAACTCTCCGAGCTTTATGAGCTCAGCCAGGAAATTGGATATGTCTTAACCTATGAGGATTTATTGCGCATCCTGCTGGATCATCTGCGCACAGCCGTCAAGTGTGATTTTGCCATTGGTTGTCTTTTCTCTTCCACACAACCAGCCCTATACGTCAACGCTCAACGCCCGTTCACCGAAGAAACGCTTGCAGCTCTTCAAGAACACTGCCAAAACGAGCTCAGTCAATTTTCTGGTAAAGAGAGTATGCTCACCGCGGTTGAAGTCAACCTGGCTGAGGCTTATCAATCGTTATCCCCGATTCGGGCTTTTCAATCGATTCCTCACTACCCAATTCTCCTGAACGATCAAATCGTTGGCATGTTGGGAATCGGGGATGAGCAGATCCAAAGCTTTAGCCAGGAACAACTGCGCTTATTGCAGACCTTTGCCAATCAAGCTTCGATTGCCCTCCAACGGCTTGAAAGCGTTCGCGAAGCCGAAAAGAAACGGATGAGCAATCTGGTCGAAAACCTCTCCATCGGCATTTTATTGCTGGATAGTGATTATCATATTCTGGTCCTGAATCCGATTGCCGACCAATACCTTAAGTCCTTACAAGCAAAGTTCGAAGGAAACACGCTGATTTCGCTTGGTTCCAAACCAATTGGCGAATTACTTGCCCACTCAACCGACTCTCTCCCTATTGAACTGATTGTAAAAGAACCCACGCAACGAATATTCGAGGCTCAGGCGAATCCCATCGGTCAACCTGCCACCCAATGGGTGATCACATTACGCGAGGTCACCCTGGAGCGAGAGATTCAAACCCGAGCCCAAATGCATGAACGACTCGCCACAGTGGGACAACTGGCAGCCGGCATTGCACATGATTTCAATAACATTATGGCAGCCATCCTGGTCTATGCCGATTTATTGCGCAACGATTCCTCATTAAGTCCAGCCGCGCAGGACCGTTTAGCCATTATCCAGCAGCAGGTCCATCGCGCCGCCAGTTTAATCCGGCAGATCCTGGATTTCAGCCGGCGCTCGATCATGGAGCAAACTACACTCGACCTCCTGCCATTCATCAAGGAGTTCGAGAAAATGCTTTCGCGGGTCCTACCGGAGACGATTCGGGTCGAGCTTCGCTACCAGCCTGAAAACTATTTTGTTCTGGCTGATCCCACCCGTCTACAACAAATGCTCCTGAATCTCGTGCTGAACGCTCGCGATGCAATGCCACAAGGAGGTGTGTTACGAATTTCCCTTGCCCGTCTCAGCCTCAAAGAAAACCAGGACAAACCCAACCGTTTCATCCAGGCTGGTGAATGGATCATCATTGAAGTCCAGGATACAGGGCATGGCATCTCTCCGGAACATCTTCCGCACATTTTTGAACCCTTCTTCACCACCAAGCCGGTGGGGTTAGGGACTGGCTTGGGTTTGGCTCAGGTCTATGGAATTGTTAAACAGCACGGCGGTTATATAGATGTTCAAAGCCAGCCCTCGCTGGGATCAACATTCACAGTTTACCTACCCGCGTTGCTCCAACCCACCCAGGTTTACCTGGAAGAACAGCCTTCCGTGAGGCTCAACGGCAATGGTGCCATCGCCCTGGTCGTGGAAGATGACACGGCCACCCGCAACGCCTTAAAAGCCTTGCTCGAAGCGCAACATTATCAAACCCTGACTGCGGCGGACGGCCACGAAGCCCTTAAGGTATGGGAAAGCCAGGCAGAGAGAATCGAGTTGCTGGTCAGCGACATCGTGATGCCACAGATGGGTGGTATCGAACTCTATCAAATCCTGAAAGGGAAACAACCTGACTTGAAAATGCTCTTGATTACCGGGCATCCTCTCAACGAAGAATATCGCGCCGCCCTGGCAGGGGGGAAAGTGCATTGGTTACAAAAACCCTTTTCAATCCCTGAATTCAATCAGGCTATCCAGACTTTATACGAATCAACTCACTAA
- a CDS encoding Excinuclease ABC subunit C — protein sequence MEKKNDLPEKIAALLPSLPTRPGCYMMKDGEGKVIYIGKAVNLRNRVRSYFHTPQQLSPRIRRMVEKIADIEWIIVDSELEALILEMNLIKKYRPHYNVRLKDDKRYPYIKVNWADDFPKVTVTRQMIQDGSRYFGPYTSVWAVHQTLDLLRRIFPYLTCDRVITGKDERACLYYDIKLCRAPCIGAIDRENYRQMIADLCHFLEGHTEEIVARLKVTMEKAAENLQFEQAAVIRDQIRAIENVVEKQKVISSEMTDSDVIALARDDGDACVQIFFIRGGKLIGREYFLLEGAEETPDATVMAEFIKHFYDRAASVPDQVLLPHEVEEAQIIRQWLSRKKASQKVEINVPRAGIQQELIQMAAENAAQTLATLKAQWEGDTHRQEQALLELQEALGIEKSLNRIECYDISNTQGVAAIGSMVVFEKGTPRKSHYRRFNIRSVSGPDDFASLEETLERRFRRWQAAQEGVENLGKKPDAAFAILPDLLIVDGGKGQLGRAIKVLERFGLFERVSVISLAKQQEEVFLPHRSESILLPRHSQGFYLLQRIRDEAHRFAITAHRKLRTKQGLASRLELIPGIGPVKRKRLLQHFGDLDSIRNASLEELTAVEGITLQLAMQIKSSLE from the coding sequence ATGGAGAAGAAAAACGATCTTCCAGAAAAAATCGCGGCTTTGTTGCCGAGTTTACCGACTCGCCCTGGTTGTTATATGATGAAAGATGGTGAGGGTAAGGTCATTTATATCGGCAAAGCGGTGAATTTACGCAATCGGGTGCGCTCCTATTTCCACACTCCTCAACAACTCAGTCCGCGCATCCGTCGTATGGTGGAGAAAATTGCCGATATAGAGTGGATTATCGTTGACTCAGAACTCGAGGCACTGATCCTCGAAATGAATTTGATTAAGAAGTATCGCCCGCATTACAATGTGCGTCTCAAAGATGATAAACGGTATCCCTATATCAAAGTGAATTGGGCGGATGATTTTCCGAAAGTCACCGTTACCCGCCAGATGATTCAGGATGGTTCGCGCTATTTCGGCCCTTACACCAGTGTCTGGGCAGTTCACCAGACTTTGGATTTGCTGCGGCGTATTTTTCCTTACCTGACCTGCGATCGGGTGATTACCGGCAAGGATGAACGCGCTTGCCTGTATTACGATATTAAGCTGTGTCGGGCACCCTGTATTGGGGCAATCGATCGGGAGAACTACCGCCAGATGATCGCTGATCTGTGTCATTTTTTAGAAGGACATACCGAAGAAATCGTCGCGCGGCTAAAGGTCACAATGGAAAAAGCCGCTGAAAACTTGCAGTTCGAACAGGCTGCCGTGATCCGCGATCAAATCCGCGCCATTGAGAACGTGGTCGAGAAGCAAAAAGTGATCTCCAGTGAGATGACCGACTCGGATGTGATTGCCCTTGCCCGCGATGATGGCGATGCCTGCGTGCAGATTTTCTTCATCCGTGGCGGTAAATTAATCGGTCGTGAATATTTCTTGTTGGAGGGAGCAGAAGAAACGCCCGATGCCACTGTCATGGCTGAATTTATCAAACATTTTTACGATCGGGCGGCTTCTGTTCCAGATCAAGTGTTATTACCCCACGAGGTCGAAGAAGCCCAAATTATCCGCCAGTGGTTGAGCCGCAAGAAGGCTTCGCAAAAGGTAGAGATCAACGTGCCGCGCGCGGGTATCCAACAAGAGTTGATCCAGATGGCAGCCGAAAACGCAGCCCAGACTTTAGCCACCTTGAAGGCGCAATGGGAGGGCGATACCCATCGGCAAGAACAAGCCCTGCTGGAACTGCAAGAGGCTTTGGGCATCGAGAAATCGCTTAACCGCATCGAGTGTTATGATATTTCCAACACCCAGGGAGTGGCAGCGATTGGCAGTATGGTGGTGTTTGAAAAAGGAACGCCGCGCAAAAGCCATTACCGCCGCTTTAACATCCGCTCGGTTAGCGGACCAGATGACTTTGCCAGCCTTGAAGAGACCCTCGAACGCCGCTTTCGCCGCTGGCAGGCTGCCCAAGAGGGTGTAGAGAACCTGGGCAAGAAACCCGATGCTGCCTTTGCTATTTTGCCCGATCTGTTAATCGTGGATGGCGGCAAAGGACAATTAGGTCGGGCGATCAAAGTTTTGGAGCGCTTTGGCTTGTTCGAACGGGTCAGTGTGATTAGTCTGGCAAAACAACAGGAAGAGGTCTTTTTACCCCACCGCTCGGAGAGCATCTTATTGCCAAGGCATTCGCAAGGCTTTTATCTTTTGCAGCGCATCCGGGATGAAGCGCATCGTTTCGCCATCACCGCTCATCGCAAGTTGCGCACCAAACAAGGGCTGGCTTCCCGTCTGGAACTAATTCCGGGCATTGGACCTGTCAAACGGAAACGTCTGTTGCAGCATTTTGGCGATTTGGATTCCATCCGTAATGCCAGCCTGGAAGAGTTAACCGCCGTTGAAGGCATTACCCTCCAGTTAGCAATGCAAATTAAATCCAGTCTAGAATGA
- a CDS encoding Molybdopterin binding motif, CinA N-terminal domain / C-terminal domain of CinA type S translates to METVPIEFLLAEQLTDLDWTLALAESCTGGLISHRVTNVAGASEYYLGGVVAYSNAAKQHLLGVSQETLDKFGAVSEQTVKEMAQGVKKLFNTQTAIAVSGIAGPGGGSPQKPVGTVWIGLAILDQAYACLYHFFGTREQIKQQSAEAALWLLTERLAQYRNNPTLQRRLKATQPIAVEFSGTDPTSLRIRAIYWQENRIAIESIGRRWQDASGSHFLTLSHQGKVYEVIQKADGCWYLRPPIESLDQA, encoded by the coding sequence ATGGAAACCGTCCCCATAGAATTTCTGCTTGCTGAACAACTCACTGATTTGGATTGGACGCTTGCCCTAGCCGAATCGTGCACCGGAGGGTTAATCAGCCACCGCGTCACGAATGTCGCCGGCGCATCCGAATATTACCTGGGCGGCGTGGTCGCTTACTCAAACGCCGCCAAACAACATCTGCTCGGCGTCTCTCAGGAAACCTTAGACAAATTCGGAGCCGTCAGCGAACAAACGGTGAAAGAAATGGCTCAAGGGGTAAAGAAGCTTTTCAATACCCAGACGGCAATCGCGGTCAGCGGCATCGCCGGCCCAGGCGGTGGTTCGCCTCAAAAGCCGGTTGGCACGGTATGGATTGGGCTGGCAATCCTCGATCAAGCCTACGCCTGCCTTTATCACTTTTTTGGAACACGGGAACAAATCAAACAACAAAGTGCAGAAGCTGCCCTATGGTTGCTGACTGAGCGACTCGCACAATATAGGAACAACCCAACCCTGCAACGCCGTCTGAAAGCAACCCAGCCCATCGCGGTTGAGTTTAGCGGTACAGACCCCACTTCCTTGCGCATCCGCGCCATCTACTGGCAGGAAAATCGGATCGCCATCGAATCGATTGGACGCCGTTGGCAAGATGCTTCGGGCAGTCACTTTTTGACCCTCAGCCATCAGGGGAAAGTCTATGAGGTGATTCAAAAAGCGGACGGCTGCTGGTACCTCCGTCCGCCTATCGAAAGCCTTGATCAGGCTTGA